CCCCGATCCTCGAGGTCTACGGCGCCAAGGGCATCGTCGACCGCATCGACGGTGTGGGTTCGCTCGACGAGATCACCGAGCGCATCGGCGAGGCGCTGACGGCGCGCGGCCTGCGTCTCGCGGCCTCCGCCTCCTGAGATGTTCCGCCGGTCGATCTACAAGACCCCGGCTCAGCTGCGAGCCATGGTCGAGCCCGGGCTCATCACGGCCGCGGCACTGGATGCCGTCCGCCCGCTGATCAAGGCCGGCGTCACCACGCTCGAGCTCGACACGGTGGCGAATCGCACGATCCTCGCCCGTGGCGCTGAGTCGAACTTCCAGCTGGTGCGCGGCTACCACCACACCACCTGCATCTCGGTGAACGAGCAGGTCGTCCACGGCATCCCGGGGGAGCGGGTGCTGCAGCCCGGCGACGTCGTGTCGGTCGACTGCGGTGCGCAGTTCCGCGGATGGAACGGCGACAGCGCGATCACCGTGGTCGTGCCGGACCCGGAGCGGCCTGAGCTGGTCGCACGCCGTGAAGAGCTCTCCCGCGTCACCGAAGGCTCTCTGTGGGCGGGAATCGCGGCCATGGCGTCCGTATCGTCGATCGACGAGATCGGAGCGGCCATCCAGGACTACATCGAGGCACAGGGGCCGTCCGCGGTCTCCGGCGAGCCTTACGGGATCCTGCGCGAGTACGTCGGTCACGGCATCGGTCGCAAGATGCATGAGGCCCCCAGCGTCTTCAACTACCGCACCCCCGACCGCGGCGAAGACGTGAAGCCCGGACTCGTGCTCGCCATCGAGCCGATGGTCACCGCCGGCGGGGATGCGACCTTCATCGAAGAGGACGACTGGACCGTCACGACGGTGGACGGCACGGACGGCTCCCATTGGGAACATAGCGTCGCCCTGCATGATGGGGGTATCTGGGTGCTGACTGCGCCCGATGGTGGAAGAGCCGGACTCGCCCCGTTCGGGGTCGAGCCTCGAGAGATCGGAAAGTAATGGCAGCGGCGAAGAGCAACACCAACTGGTTCGCGATCGGCGTCTCGATCGCCGTCGTCGTAGTGCTGGTGGCGATCGGTGGACTCGTGGTGTTCCTCAACAACCAGGCCACGTCGCCTGGCGTGGCGCCCACCGCGAACGACACCTTCGACCCGGAGACCGGCGCGATCTCGTTCGGCGACGGTGAAGACACCATCGCCGTGTTCGTCGACTTCCAGTGCCCCGTGTGCAAGACCTTCGAGGACCAGTTCGGCCCCCAGCTCGAGGCCGCGGCCGCCGATGGCCGCATCACCCTCGAGTACCACCCCATCGCGATCCTCGACCGCTTCTCGCAGGGAACGGAATTCTCCTCGCGCTCGGCCGGTGCCGCGTTCTGCGTCGCCGAGTCGAACCCCGAGCTGTACCTCGACTTCGCCAAGACGCTGTTCGAGAACCAGCCCGCGGAGAACTCCTCCGGTCTGACCAACGACCAGCTCGCCGGCTTCGCGACCCAGGTGGGTGCGGATGACGCGGTCTCCTGCATCACCGACGAGACGTACCGCAAGTTCGGTGCCGCGCAGGCGAAGTCCCACGAGATCGCCGGTACGCCGACGGTGGACATCAACGGCACGCGCCTCAACCTGCAGGACCAGGCCGACCTGAAGAAGTTCACCGACCTGATCAGCTGAGCCGGCGGCTTCCCGCCTCTGGCGGTCAAGTTGCCGGATGGCTCCGGAGCGTCTAACATAGATCTTTGGTGCTTTGTGCCTTGATTCGGCGTGTCCGGCGGTGCAGCACCACAAACCAACCACCCACCGCAGATCGACCGATCTGCAGAAGCGTCAGCGAGGCTATGGCTAAGAAAGACGGTGTCATCGAGATCGAGGGCGTGATCTCCGAGGCTCTGCCCAACGCGATGTTCCGCGTTGAGCTCAGCAACGGGCACAAGGTCCTTGCAACGATCTCCGGCAAGATGCGGCAGAACTACATCCGTATCATCCCCGAGGACCGTGTGGTCGTGGAGCTCAGCCCCTACGACCTGACCCGCGGCCGTATCGTCTACCGCTACCGCTGATCGGTCGAGAAGTAACGGCCTGCCCCTGTCCGGGGCGGTACGAAGACAGCGAACAGGAAACATCATGAAGGTCAACCCCAGCGTCAAGCCCATCTGCGATCACTGCAAGGTGATCCGCCGTCACGGCCGCGTCATGGTGATCTGCAAGAGCAACCCGCGTCACAAGCAGCGCCAGGGCTGAGTCCCCGGCGGGCCCGCCGATCCGTTCGACGGGCCCGAGCTGCGCGGCATCGCTCACGCACATCTCACAACTGAAAACACACAACGGCAGGATCAGAACCCGCGCAAGCGGGGGACACCTCGGGCGGAGGCCCGGGCACCGATCCTGTTCCATACCTCCACAACACCCAGGAGAACCGCATGGCACGTCTTGCCGGCGTTGACATCCCGCGCGACAAGCGCGTGGTGATCGCCCTTACCTACATCTACGGCGTCGGCCGTACCCGCTCGGTCGAGATCCTCAAGGCGACGGAGATTGACGAGAGCATCCGCGTGAAGGACCTCAGCGACGACCAGCTGATCGCCCTCCGCGACCACATCGAAGGCAACTACAAGGTGGAGGGTGACCTGCGCCGCGAGGTTGCAGCAGACATCCGCCGCAAGGTCGAGATCGGCTCCTACGAGGGCATCCGCCACCGTCGTGGTCTCCCGGTCCGTGGTCAGCGCACCAAGACCAACGCCCGTACCCGCAAGGGCCCGAAGCGCACCGTCGCAGGCAAGAAGAAGGCCCGCTAAGCGCGGCCTCAGGGACTAGGAGAACACTTTCATGGCTGCACCCAAGGCCGCCGCGCGCAAGCCGCGCCGCAAGGAAAAGAAGAACATCGCGCTGGGCCAGGCCCACATCAAGTCGACGTTCAACAACACCATCGTCTCGATCACCGACCCGTCCGGCGCCGTCATCGCCTGGGCATCGTCGGGTGGCGTGGGCTTCAAGGGCTCCCGCAAGTCGACCCCGTACGCCGCCGGCATGGCTGCAGAGTCGGCAGCCCGCCAGGCTGCGGAGCACGGCGTCAAGAAGGTCGACGTCCTCGTGAAGGGTCCGGGCTCCGGCCGCGAGACCGCGATCCGCTCGCTGCAGGCCGCCGGCCTCGAGGTGGGTTCGATCCAGGACGTCACCCCGCAGGCGCACAACGGCTGCCGTCCGCCGAAGCGTCGCCGCGTCTGATTCGCGTGTCGAGCCGCTCGGTCCCTCTGTGGTCCGAGCGGCTCGACGCCCGCGTGCGGGCATCGACTTCCACAACTCAAGACCTCACCCCACCACATGTCATATAGCGGGCATGTGATCGAAAGGAACACAGAGTGCTTATTGCACAGCGTCCCACACTGACCGAGGAAAAGATCGTCGAGAACCGTAGCCGGTTCATCATCGAGCCTCTGGAGCCTGGCTTCGGTTACACGATCGGCAACGCGCTGCGCCGCAGCCTGCTGTCGTCGATCCCCGGTGCTGCTGTCACCAGCGTTCGCATCGACGGCGTGCTGCACGAGTTCAGCACCATCCCCGGCGTGAAGGAGGATGTCACCGAGATCATCCTCAACATCAAGCAGCTCGTCGTCTCGTCGGAGCGCGATGAGCCCATCACCGCGTACCTGCGCAAGACCGGTTCGGGCGAAGTCACCGCCGCTGACATCTCGGCTCCGGCCGGTGTCGAGATCCAGAACCCCGAGCTCGTCATCGCGACCCTCAACGAGACCGCGAAGTTCGAGCTCGAGCTCACGATCGAGCGTGGCCGTGGCTACGTCTCGGCGACGCAGAACCGCAACGAGTACGCCGAGGCCGGTCAGATTCCGATCGACTCGATCTACTCGCCGGTCCTCAAGGTCAGCTACCGCGTCGACGCGACCCGTGCCGGGGAGCGCACCGACTTCGACAAGCTCGTCCTCGACGTCGAGACCAAGTCGGCGATCAGCCCCCGCGACGCCGTCGCTTCGGCTGCCAAGACGCTCACCGAGCTGTTCGGTCTCGCCCGCGAGCTGAACGTCGAGGCCGAGGGCATCGAGATCGGCCCGGCGCCGGTGGAGGCAGTGAACTCCAGCGAGCTGTCGATGCCGATCGAGGACCTCGACCTGTCGGTCCGCTCGTACAACTGCCTGAAGCGTGAGGGCATCAACACCGTTTCTGAGCTCGTCGCCCTGTCGGAGACGCAGCTCATGAACATCCGCAATTTCGGCCAGAAGTCGGTCGACGAGGTGCGCGACAAGCTCATCTCGCTCGGTCTGTCGCTCAAGGATTCGGTGCCCGGTTTCGACGGCGCCCACTTCTACGGCGGCAGCGAAGACGAGTCCTTCTGATACCCGACCTTTCTGACCAGGAGCTAGACGATTATGCCCAAGCCCACTAAGGGTCCCCGCCTCGGAGGCGGCCCCGCACACGAGCGCCTGATGCTTGCCAACCTCGCGGCGGCGCTCTACACCCACAAGTCGATCAAGACGACCGAGACCAAGGCCAAGCGCCTTCGCCCGCTCGCCGAGCGTCTGATCACCTTCGCCAAGCGTGGCGACCTGCACGCGCGTCGTCGCGTGCTGTCGGTCATCGGTGACAAGGAAGTCGTGCACGTCCTGTTCTCCGAGATCGCGCCGCTCGTCGCTGACCGTGAGGGTGGCTACACCCGCATCACGAAGGTCGGCAACCGCAAGGGCGACAACGCTCCGATGGCCGTGATCGAGCTCGTTCTCGAGCCCGTCACCCCGAAGGCGAAGTCGGCCAAGAAGGCTGCTGCCGCTCCCAAGGCCGAGAAGGCTGAGAAGCCGGCCGAGGTCGTCGAGGAGGCTCCCGCCGAGGAGACCGTCGACGCCGGCGCCGAGTCGCAGGCCGAGGGCGAAGCAGCCGAGGCTGCCGCCGAGGACGCTGTCGAGAAGAAGTCCGAGTAAGCACTTCACTCACGAAGAAGCCCGCCACCCCGTAAGGGATGGCGGGCTCCTTCGTGTATCCGGCGGTGTTCTCAGCGGGCGCGAAGGTCTTTGCGCAGGATCTTCCCCGAGCTCGACTTCGGGATCACGTCGATGAACTCCACCTGCCGCACCTTCTCGTGCGGCGCGACGTGCGAGGTGACGTGCGCCATGACCGCGTCGGCGTCGAGATCGGCATCCGGCTGTCGCACGACGAAGGCCTTGGGTACCTCCTGCCCGTCTTCATCGAACGCGCCGATCACCGCGGCGTCCGCGATGGCGGGGTGCTCGAGCAGCACCGCCTCGAGCACGGCC
The DNA window shown above is from Microbacterium maritypicum and carries:
- the rpsK gene encoding 30S ribosomal protein S11; the protein is MAAPKAAARKPRRKEKKNIALGQAHIKSTFNNTIVSITDPSGAVIAWASSGGVGFKGSRKSTPYAAGMAAESAARQAAEHGVKKVDVLVKGPGSGRETAIRSLQAAGLEVGSIQDVTPQAHNGCRPPKRRRV
- the rpmJ gene encoding 50S ribosomal protein L36; translated protein: MKVNPSVKPICDHCKVIRRHGRVMVICKSNPRHKQRQG
- a CDS encoding DsbA family protein, translating into MAAAKSNTNWFAIGVSIAVVVVLVAIGGLVVFLNNQATSPGVAPTANDTFDPETGAISFGDGEDTIAVFVDFQCPVCKTFEDQFGPQLEAAAADGRITLEYHPIAILDRFSQGTEFSSRSAGAAFCVAESNPELYLDFAKTLFENQPAENSSGLTNDQLAGFATQVGADDAVSCITDETYRKFGAAQAKSHEIAGTPTVDINGTRLNLQDQADLKKFTDLIS
- a CDS encoding DNA-directed RNA polymerase subunit alpha, encoding MLIAQRPTLTEEKIVENRSRFIIEPLEPGFGYTIGNALRRSLLSSIPGAAVTSVRIDGVLHEFSTIPGVKEDVTEIILNIKQLVVSSERDEPITAYLRKTGSGEVTAADISAPAGVEIQNPELVIATLNETAKFELELTIERGRGYVSATQNRNEYAEAGQIPIDSIYSPVLKVSYRVDATRAGERTDFDKLVLDVETKSAISPRDAVASAAKTLTELFGLARELNVEAEGIEIGPAPVEAVNSSELSMPIEDLDLSVRSYNCLKREGINTVSELVALSETQLMNIRNFGQKSVDEVRDKLISLGLSLKDSVPGFDGAHFYGGSEDESF
- the map gene encoding type I methionyl aminopeptidase, which gives rise to MFRRSIYKTPAQLRAMVEPGLITAAALDAVRPLIKAGVTTLELDTVANRTILARGAESNFQLVRGYHHTTCISVNEQVVHGIPGERVLQPGDVVSVDCGAQFRGWNGDSAITVVVPDPERPELVARREELSRVTEGSLWAGIAAMASVSSIDEIGAAIQDYIEAQGPSAVSGEPYGILREYVGHGIGRKMHEAPSVFNYRTPDRGEDVKPGLVLAIEPMVTAGGDATFIEEDDWTVTTVDGTDGSHWEHSVALHDGGIWVLTAPDGGRAGLAPFGVEPREIGK
- the rpsM gene encoding 30S ribosomal protein S13, which codes for MARLAGVDIPRDKRVVIALTYIYGVGRTRSVEILKATEIDESIRVKDLSDDQLIALRDHIEGNYKVEGDLRREVAADIRRKVEIGSYEGIRHRRGLPVRGQRTKTNARTRKGPKRTVAGKKKAR
- the rplQ gene encoding 50S ribosomal protein L17; this translates as MPKPTKGPRLGGGPAHERLMLANLAAALYTHKSIKTTETKAKRLRPLAERLITFAKRGDLHARRRVLSVIGDKEVVHVLFSEIAPLVADREGGYTRITKVGNRKGDNAPMAVIELVLEPVTPKAKSAKKAAAAPKAEKAEKPAEVVEEAPAEETVDAGAESQAEGEAAEAAAEDAVEKKSE
- the infA gene encoding translation initiation factor IF-1 is translated as MAKKDGVIEIEGVISEALPNAMFRVELSNGHKVLATISGKMRQNYIRIIPEDRVVVELSPYDLTRGRIVYRYR